One genomic region from Amycolatopsis sp. FBCC-B4732 encodes:
- a CDS encoding ABC transporter permease: MSTHATVMLRRNFKHIARNPTSVFNAVLMPIVIMLMFVYMLGDAFDVGVDYVDYATPGLMLLAICYGLGATATSVNSDMTKGIINRFKVMDVSRGAVLTGHVVASVLTNLIAIAALVGVAFLLGFSPSAGFLDWLGVVGMIVLLGFAAGWFTVALGLAAKTPETAGMAAVPLVMLPFFSSAIVPAEKMGPGLREFAEYQPFTPIIETVRGLLTGTPSTGYAIAAVAWCVGIAVVGYVWARAKFTKRA; the protein is encoded by the coding sequence ATGAGCACCCACGCCACGGTCATGCTTCGCCGCAATTTCAAGCACATCGCCCGGAACCCGACGTCGGTCTTCAACGCCGTCCTGATGCCGATCGTGATCATGCTGATGTTCGTCTACATGCTCGGAGACGCGTTCGACGTCGGCGTCGATTACGTCGACTACGCCACGCCGGGCCTGATGCTCCTCGCGATTTGCTACGGCCTCGGCGCCACGGCGACGTCGGTGAACTCCGACATGACGAAGGGGATCATCAACCGCTTCAAGGTCATGGACGTCTCGCGCGGCGCGGTGCTGACCGGGCACGTCGTCGCGAGCGTGCTGACCAACCTGATCGCCATCGCCGCGCTCGTCGGCGTCGCTTTCCTGCTCGGCTTCAGCCCGTCCGCGGGTTTCCTCGACTGGCTCGGCGTGGTCGGCATGATCGTGCTGCTCGGTTTCGCGGCCGGCTGGTTCACCGTCGCGCTGGGGCTGGCCGCGAAAACGCCGGAAACGGCGGGGATGGCCGCCGTGCCGCTGGTGATGCTGCCGTTCTTCAGCAGCGCCATCGTGCCAGCCGAAAAGATGGGTCCCGGCCTCCGGGAATTCGCCGAGTACCAGCCGTTCACGCCGATCATCGAAACCGTGCGCGGACTGCTCACCGGCACGCCGTCCACCGGCTACGCGATCGCCGCGGTCGCCTGGTGCGTCGGGATCGCCGTGGTCGGTTACGTGTGGGCGCGGGCGAAGTTCACGAAGCGAGCGTGA
- a CDS encoding ATP-binding cassette domain-containing protein encodes MTEMAITASGLRKAYQDKVVLDGIDLQVPAGTIFALLGPNGAGKTTMVNVLTTLLKADGGAISVAGHDIAAETKKVRSAIGVTGQFAAVDELLTGEENLQLMVDLSGTKDGKRVVADLLERFELTESARKPASTYSGGMRRKLDLAMTLVGHPRIIFLDEPTTGLDPRSRRTMWAIIRDLVADGVTIFLTTQYLEEADQLADRIAVLDQGRLVAEGTADELKRRLPGTHVRLRFATAAELDAAARVLVDGTRDDEALALRVPGDGSSKSLRTLLDRLDEYALTAEEFSVHTPDLDDVFLALTGHATEVVSR; translated from the coding sequence ATGACAGAAATGGCGATCACGGCTTCCGGGCTTCGGAAGGCCTACCAGGACAAAGTCGTGCTCGACGGCATCGACTTGCAGGTACCCGCGGGGACGATCTTCGCCCTCCTCGGCCCGAACGGCGCCGGGAAGACGACGATGGTGAACGTCCTGACCACGCTGCTCAAGGCGGACGGCGGCGCGATCAGCGTCGCCGGTCACGACATCGCGGCCGAGACCAAGAAGGTCCGGTCCGCGATCGGGGTCACCGGGCAGTTCGCGGCCGTCGACGAGCTCCTGACCGGCGAAGAGAACCTCCAGCTGATGGTGGACCTCAGCGGGACCAAGGACGGCAAGCGGGTCGTGGCCGACCTGCTCGAGCGCTTCGAACTCACGGAGTCGGCGCGCAAGCCGGCGTCGACCTACTCCGGGGGCATGCGCCGGAAGCTCGACCTGGCGATGACGCTCGTCGGCCACCCGCGGATCATCTTCCTCGACGAGCCGACGACCGGTCTGGATCCGCGCAGCCGCCGGACGATGTGGGCGATCATCCGCGACCTCGTCGCCGACGGCGTCACCATCTTCCTCACCACGCAGTACCTCGAGGAAGCCGATCAGCTGGCCGACCGGATCGCCGTGCTCGACCAGGGCCGGCTCGTCGCGGAGGGCACCGCCGACGAGCTCAAGCGCCGGCTGCCCGGCACCCACGTCCGGCTCCGGTTCGCCACCGCCGCCGAGCTCGACGCCGCCGCGCGCGTCCTCGTCGACGGCACCCGCGACGACGAAGCACTCGCTCTGCGCGTTCCCGGCGACGGCAGCTCGAAGTCGTTGCGCACCTTGCTCGACCGGCTCGACGAATACGCGCTCACCGCCGAAGAGTTTTCCGTGCACACCCCCGATCTCGACGACGTCTTCCTCGCCCTCACCGGCCACGCCACGGAGGTTGTTTCCCGATGA
- a CDS encoding nitroreductase family deazaflavin-dependent oxidoreductase, with protein sequence MAVADDLDRATDSAWDWVAEQTRTYLDSGGTEGHESNGLHTLILATTGRRTGTPRRCCLIYGTSGDDFVVVASKAGADEDPAWFKNLEANPSVGVQAGTRRFTARARVASAAERETLWPMMAAIFPLYDEYAQKTERVIPIVLLTPQD encoded by the coding sequence ATGGCCGTCGCCGATGACCTCGACCGCGCCACCGACTCGGCTTGGGACTGGGTTGCCGAGCAAACCCGCACCTACCTGGACTCCGGGGGAACCGAAGGGCACGAGTCGAACGGTCTGCACACGCTGATCCTCGCCACCACCGGCCGCCGGACCGGGACCCCGCGACGCTGTTGCCTGATCTACGGGACCTCGGGGGACGACTTCGTCGTCGTCGCCTCGAAGGCCGGGGCCGACGAGGATCCGGCGTGGTTCAAGAACCTCGAGGCGAACCCGAGCGTCGGCGTCCAGGCCGGGACGCGCCGGTTCACCGCCCGTGCGCGGGTGGCGTCCGCGGCCGAGCGCGAAACGCTCTGGCCGATGATGGCCGCCATCTTCCCGCTGTACGACGAATACGCGCAGAAGACCGAGCGCGTCATCCCGATCGTGCTGCTCACGCCGCAGGACTGA
- a CDS encoding VOC family protein produces the protein MAIHRLDHTGYVVEDLAAAVAFFVELGMELEGEATVEGDWADKLIGLDDVRADIAFLKTPDGHGRVELSTFEKPAATGAAPWAPVNTPGIPRITFVIDDVDDLVKRLREHGGELVGEIARYQDYCRYAYVRGPAGVIVGLVEELS, from the coding sequence ATGGCGATCCACCGGCTGGACCACACCGGTTACGTGGTCGAGGACCTCGCGGCCGCTGTCGCGTTCTTCGTCGAGCTCGGGATGGAGCTCGAAGGCGAAGCCACCGTCGAGGGGGACTGGGCCGACAAGCTCATCGGGCTCGACGACGTCCGCGCGGACATCGCGTTCCTGAAGACGCCCGACGGCCACGGCCGGGTCGAGTTGTCGACCTTCGAGAAGCCCGCGGCCACCGGGGCCGCGCCGTGGGCGCCCGTCAACACGCCGGGCATCCCGCGGATCACCTTCGTCATCGATGACGTCGACGACCTCGTCAAGCGCCTGCGCGAGCACGGCGGCGAGCTCGTCGGCGAAATCGCGCGGTACCAGGACTACTGCCGGTACGCCTACGTCCGCGGACCCGCCGGTGTCATCGTCGGGCTCGTCGAAGAACTCAGCTGA
- a CDS encoding DLW-39 family protein: MKKLLALAVIAGGVLFVVKRNKAAKAEADLWREATAPVPSSNGTTPAKPAGASHN; encoded by the coding sequence GTGAAGAAGCTGCTGGCACTCGCGGTCATCGCGGGCGGCGTCCTGTTCGTCGTGAAGCGCAACAAGGCGGCCAAGGCGGAAGCCGACCTCTGGCGCGAGGCGACCGCGCCGGTCCCCTCGAGCAACGGCACCACGCCGGCCAAGCCGGCGGGCGCGTCCCACAACTGA
- a CDS encoding helix-turn-helix domain-containing protein has protein sequence MTAHNPLAENLTRIRKARDFSQEGLAEAAAVGVDTVARIEQGTRTTSRPTTLRKLAVALGVPVDALLGTMPAPHSRDVDVAPLRRAITADASIPGLEDLADTRELLPLPELTASAHAAWRAYVDGRHAELLHALPVVLADARRGVRDTRDEERAGAHRVLSTAYRLGAGIAGRLGFDDLAYTSAARAIEAATESDAPEVEAAISLRYLAWTLVRQGRAEDAERVATQSAAAIEPRMLDRDPVRAGVFGNLLFNAATAALRTGSASRAEDLLAAAHAAAIRSRGDTASEAAIFGPRVAALQNVELAARAGDPEQALRLAAAVPDTTGDVPAFWEAGHRLLLAAAAADIRHDRDALAWLAEARDLAPDWVRYQPLGKTTMRRLVDRAARRRGPDFATLATHYGILD, from the coding sequence ATGACCGCTCACAACCCGCTCGCCGAGAACCTGACGCGCATCCGGAAAGCCCGCGACTTCTCGCAAGAGGGGCTCGCCGAGGCTGCCGCGGTCGGCGTCGACACCGTGGCGCGCATCGAGCAGGGCACTCGGACCACCAGCCGCCCCACCACCCTCCGAAAGCTCGCGGTCGCGCTTGGGGTGCCGGTCGATGCCCTGCTCGGCACGATGCCGGCGCCGCACTCGCGCGATGTCGACGTGGCTCCGCTCCGCCGGGCGATCACCGCGGATGCGTCCATCCCTGGCCTTGAAGACCTGGCCGACACCCGCGAGCTGTTGCCGCTCCCCGAACTCACGGCGAGCGCGCACGCCGCCTGGAGGGCGTACGTCGACGGGCGCCACGCCGAGCTGCTGCACGCGTTGCCGGTCGTCCTGGCCGACGCGCGGCGAGGCGTCCGCGATACCCGCGACGAAGAGCGCGCCGGCGCGCACCGCGTCCTGTCGACCGCGTACCGCCTTGGCGCCGGCATCGCGGGCCGACTTGGCTTCGACGACTTGGCGTACACATCCGCCGCGCGGGCGATCGAGGCCGCGACCGAGTCGGACGCTCCCGAGGTCGAGGCTGCAATATCGCTGCGCTACCTGGCGTGGACGCTGGTCCGCCAGGGCCGGGCGGAGGATGCAGAGCGGGTCGCGACACAGTCGGCGGCCGCGATCGAACCGCGGATGCTCGACCGCGATCCGGTACGCGCGGGCGTCTTTGGGAACCTCCTGTTCAACGCCGCAACCGCTGCTCTACGAACCGGGAGCGCCAGCCGCGCTGAGGACTTGCTTGCCGCTGCTCACGCTGCTGCGATTCGGTCACGGGGTGACACGGCTTCGGAGGCCGCCATCTTCGGCCCGCGCGTCGCCGCACTGCAGAACGTCGAGCTTGCGGCGCGGGCTGGCGACCCCGAACAGGCACTCCGCTTGGCGGCCGCCGTCCCGGACACAACCGGTGACGTCCCGGCGTTTTGGGAGGCCGGCCACCGACTGCTCCTAGCAGCTGCAGCCGCAGATATCAGGCATGACCGGGACGCCTTGGCTTGGCTTGCCGAAGCACGTGACCTTGCGCCGGACTGGGTGCGGTATCAACCTCTTGGCAAGACAACCATGCGGCGCTTGGTCGATCGGGCTGCGCGACGTCGCGGACCGGACTTTGCGACGCTTGCCACCCACTACGGAATCCTCGACTAG
- a CDS encoding NUDIX hydrolase: MDLLPFDDYVRSLNRKRMSAGVLFRDEADRVLFVEPSYKSHWDIPGGACEAGEPPWRTAVREVAEEVGIDRPLGDLLVIDYIPDDARMPEGMAYVFDGGMVSEAEIKALTITDPEILSVELLPVDTAASRLKPILARRVAVALDAARAGELLICEDGRRIAR; encoded by the coding sequence GTGGACCTGCTCCCGTTCGACGACTACGTGCGCTCGCTCAACCGCAAGCGCATGTCCGCCGGCGTCCTGTTCCGCGACGAGGCCGACCGAGTGCTGTTCGTCGAGCCGTCGTACAAGTCGCACTGGGACATTCCGGGCGGTGCGTGCGAGGCAGGCGAACCGCCCTGGCGTACGGCGGTCCGCGAGGTTGCGGAAGAGGTCGGCATCGATCGGCCGCTCGGCGACCTGCTGGTGATCGACTACATCCCGGACGACGCGCGCATGCCGGAGGGGATGGCTTACGTCTTCGACGGAGGCATGGTCTCTGAGGCTGAGATCAAGGCTCTCACGATCACGGACCCCGAGATCCTGTCGGTGGAGCTGCTGCCGGTCGACACCGCGGCGTCGCGCCTGAAGCCGATCCTTGCTCGCCGGGTTGCGGTAGCCCTCGACGCTGCGCGCGCCGGTGAGCTGCTGATATGTGAGGACGGTCGGCGCATAGCGCGGTAG
- a CDS encoding Scr1 family TA system antitoxin-like transcriptional regulator: MKQIVDLANRADDADLIVHTEHDEDLLHISFEQLSTLVFEWSPTLFPNRLRSAAYSRAIQESSLPNPVATSENLVPAPARISSSDGPEPFYAFLLGESATRPDACSPSVLYDQIEEVATVSKLLRLSVGLVPAAFCPPGLVEPFTIYEDRIGPFAVSVPHHSGVAFLTDQAAVKRYAKTANWLRGGITDDLWS, from the coding sequence ATGAAGCAGATCGTAGACCTCGCAAACCGCGCCGACGACGCTGACCTAATTGTCCATACCGAACACGACGAGGACTTGCTGCACATCAGTTTCGAACAGCTGTCAACGCTGGTTTTCGAGTGGTCTCCAACACTGTTCCCGAACAGACTTCGTTCGGCCGCCTACTCCCGTGCAATCCAAGAGTCCAGCCTGCCCAACCCCGTCGCCACCTCGGAAAACCTCGTCCCTGCCCCGGCCCGCATCAGCTCATCGGACGGCCCCGAGCCGTTCTACGCGTTTCTTCTCGGCGAGTCCGCCACGCGCCCCGACGCCTGCTCACCAAGCGTGCTCTACGACCAGATTGAGGAAGTGGCGACGGTTTCTAAACTACTTCGCCTTTCCGTTGGTCTAGTTCCGGCAGCCTTCTGTCCACCCGGTTTGGTCGAACCTTTTACCATATATGAGGACCGCATTGGCCCCTTCGCTGTATCCGTACCGCATCACAGCGGCGTAGCTTTTCTTACCGATCAAGCAGCTGTGAAACGCTACGCGAAGACTGCCAACTGGCTGCGAGGCGGCATCACCGACGACCTCTGGTCCTGA
- a CDS encoding phosphotransferase family protein, with protein MTTTKAFTSERTQAVFESACAFAGLDAAGAKRVRFGENAIFRLADGSAVVRVGRSIPAATKEVLVAGWLAENSFPAATSLRGAEQPFIEDGLPVTFWNCLEEDDTPIRPAEFGKLLHDLHALPHPTDFRLPPFSPMPKVEPRLQALKGKLPEADLDFLRERYEELSEKFQDLEFPLPDGPVHGDAHPGNVMRAPDGTLNLIDFEDFAYGPREWDAAVLSVRHQAFGWASEAEYDSYTEAYGFDPISWDGFPVVRATRELNMTMWLSQTVDESAEVKAEVEKRISDLRNDQAPRHWKVF; from the coding sequence ATGACCACGACGAAGGCCTTCACGTCAGAGCGGACACAAGCCGTCTTCGAGTCAGCGTGTGCTTTCGCCGGGCTCGACGCGGCCGGTGCGAAGCGGGTTCGATTCGGGGAGAACGCCATCTTCCGCCTAGCGGATGGCTCGGCTGTGGTCCGCGTCGGACGCTCGATCCCCGCGGCAACGAAAGAGGTGCTCGTCGCCGGTTGGCTCGCGGAAAACTCGTTCCCAGCCGCCACATCGCTACGCGGCGCTGAACAGCCGTTCATCGAAGACGGGCTACCCGTCACGTTCTGGAACTGCCTCGAAGAGGACGACACCCCGATCAGGCCGGCGGAGTTCGGGAAGTTGCTCCACGACCTGCACGCACTCCCCCATCCGACGGACTTTCGTCTGCCGCCGTTCTCCCCGATGCCAAAAGTTGAACCGCGCCTGCAAGCCCTGAAGGGCAAGCTCCCCGAGGCCGACCTTGACTTCCTGCGCGAGCGGTACGAGGAACTCTCCGAGAAGTTCCAAGATCTTGAGTTCCCGCTTCCCGACGGCCCCGTACACGGCGACGCGCACCCGGGGAACGTCATGCGCGCCCCGGACGGGACGCTAAACCTGATCGACTTCGAGGACTTCGCCTACGGGCCACGAGAGTGGGACGCGGCCGTGCTTTCGGTCCGTCACCAGGCGTTCGGCTGGGCTTCCGAGGCCGAGTACGACTCGTACACCGAGGCGTACGGGTTCGACCCGATCAGCTGGGACGGGTTCCCCGTCGTCAGGGCTACCCGCGAGCTGAACATGACCATGTGGCTCTCGCAGACCGTCGACGAGTCCGCCGAAGTCAAGGCCGAGGTGGAGAAGCGAATCTCCGACTTACGCAACGATCAGGCGCCCCGCCACTGGAAGGTTTTCTGA
- a CDS encoding GntR family transcriptional regulator, with amino-acid sequence MASLNPDDPRAPFLQVAGGLRAAILSGEYAPGAQLPTYQELADSWGVAVNTAKSAVAHLREEGLVVIRHGKGSFVRTQPVEGDSAARPEASGDERVWQAIAEIRKRLGEIERKLGKN; translated from the coding sequence ATGGCATCCCTGAACCCGGACGACCCGCGTGCGCCGTTCTTGCAAGTAGCCGGCGGCCTCCGGGCCGCGATCCTGTCGGGGGAGTACGCCCCCGGGGCGCAGCTGCCGACCTACCAGGAACTGGCCGATTCCTGGGGGGTGGCGGTGAACACGGCCAAGAGCGCCGTTGCCCACCTCAGGGAAGAGGGCCTGGTGGTGATCCGGCACGGCAAGGGCTCGTTCGTGCGCACTCAGCCGGTCGAAGGTGACTCCGCGGCTCGCCCCGAGGCCTCGGGAGATGAGCGGGTCTGGCAGGCCATTGCCGAGATCAGGAAGCGTCTCGGCGAGATCGAGCGGAAGCTGGGGAAGAACTAG
- a CDS encoding ABC transporter permease, with protein sequence MVGLDTPTNTRSAYPPSVTDLLPRVREFAADLGECPSRNRIMTEFKVGAPKARAILAALNEETDTKPVRKLHAVTEPTEVEDPDPESQITDEPVSDEAESQVNVTADPGATPEKVRRIKLWPVLLLALPAFVAVWSGWVGLGRLTGFGPIQLLPGIWDHLTINSAITLPIGVETYAAFALRVWLSPATRTHRVRSFAKWSALGSLVLGMVGQVAYHLMSAADVERAPWPVTTLVSCLPVVVLGCGAALAHLVRDTTDQGVND encoded by the coding sequence ATGGTAGGGCTCGACACGCCCACGAACACCCGAAGCGCGTACCCGCCTTCGGTCACCGACCTGCTGCCCCGTGTCCGCGAGTTCGCCGCGGACCTGGGCGAGTGCCCCTCCCGGAACCGGATCATGACCGAGTTCAAGGTGGGTGCGCCGAAAGCCCGCGCCATCCTCGCCGCGCTGAACGAGGAGACCGACACCAAGCCCGTGCGGAAGCTGCACGCGGTGACGGAACCCACCGAGGTCGAGGACCCCGATCCAGAGTCCCAGATCACCGACGAACCGGTTTCCGATGAGGCAGAGTCGCAGGTCAACGTCACCGCAGACCCGGGCGCGACGCCGGAGAAGGTGCGGCGGATCAAGCTGTGGCCGGTGCTCCTCCTGGCCCTGCCGGCGTTCGTCGCCGTCTGGAGCGGCTGGGTCGGTCTCGGCAGGCTGACCGGGTTCGGCCCGATCCAGCTCCTGCCGGGGATCTGGGACCACCTGACGATCAACTCGGCGATCACGCTCCCGATCGGGGTCGAGACCTACGCGGCGTTCGCCCTGCGGGTCTGGCTGTCCCCGGCGACCCGGACCCACCGAGTTCGCAGCTTCGCGAAGTGGTCCGCCCTGGGCTCGCTCGTCCTCGGGATGGTCGGCCAGGTCGCCTATCACCTGATGTCCGCGGCGGACGTCGAACGCGCTCCCTGGCCGGTGACCACGCTCGTCTCCTGCCTGCCGGTGGTCGTCCTCGGCTGTGGCGCTGCCCTCGCACACCTCGTACGCGACACCACCGACCAGGGGGTGAACGACTGA
- a CDS encoding cell division protein FtsK, with protein MSTTNEPHGGRVIAFPSTAPAEADPFVIDAEPGDEAAEQSPAAPVDRPVTDGSSWLDRLRSQNRQAIIPSYLKSTADAKDAAKWVGKHYAHKAGYHAARSPLYALRLAVRSPRGLFLLLAATSRYVTDAEGRPARSETATADKADVYLKLSQQRDRRVVLRLIQLGLVSTVGLVLVFTLPNVLPEWVIWACGAIAVGLLGKLGSTRDNPVVSSRAVLSTQVQKLTSDNVVQALSVLGIAGINQALTKNPNAIGFTAPITRDGPGWRADVDLPPGVTVSEVVERRAKLASGLGRPLGCVWPEGNAEVHPGRMVLWVGDQDLSKSRQAAWPLRKPGTVDLFKPQPFGTDQRGRWVDITLMFISMVIGAIPRMGKTFTLRELLLIAALDPRAELHSFDLKGTGDLSPLAPVSHRYRAGDEPEDIAYAVTDLRALAGELRRRAKVIRELPKDLCPENKVTPELADKKSLGLHPIVIGVDECQKWFEHPEYGAEIEEVCTDLVKRGPALGIVIILATQRPDAKSIPTAISDNAVMRFCLKVTGQQANDMVLGTSSYRNGIRATTLSFRDKGIGYLAGEGDEPRITRGVYIDGPDAEKLAARARTARLAAGRLTGYAAGLDLTPEEDEDTSTLLADVLTAIGDAEKAWSERIVDRLAELRPAVYGPWAELPTGAAKATQLSTALKPLGITTKQVWGNDADTGKGANRMGVKREWIADALTERDRNRKSG; from the coding sequence ATGAGCACCACCAACGAACCGCACGGCGGCCGCGTGATCGCGTTCCCCAGCACGGCTCCCGCCGAGGCCGACCCGTTCGTCATCGACGCCGAGCCCGGCGACGAGGCCGCGGAGCAGTCGCCGGCCGCCCCGGTGGACCGCCCGGTCACGGACGGCTCGTCGTGGCTGGACCGCCTCCGCTCGCAGAACCGCCAGGCGATCATCCCCAGCTACCTCAAGTCGACAGCCGACGCGAAGGACGCCGCGAAGTGGGTGGGGAAGCACTACGCGCACAAGGCCGGCTACCACGCGGCCCGGTCACCGCTCTACGCGCTCCGGCTCGCGGTGCGCTCCCCTCGCGGCCTTTTCCTACTGCTCGCGGCGACTAGCCGATACGTGACCGACGCTGAGGGGCGCCCGGCCCGCTCGGAGACGGCCACGGCCGACAAGGCCGATGTCTACCTGAAGCTGTCACAGCAGCGGGATCGGCGAGTCGTACTCCGGCTGATTCAGCTCGGTCTCGTGTCGACGGTCGGCCTGGTTCTGGTGTTCACGCTGCCAAACGTCCTGCCGGAGTGGGTGATCTGGGCCTGCGGCGCCATCGCAGTTGGCCTGCTCGGAAAGCTCGGGTCCACCCGAGACAACCCGGTGGTGTCGTCTCGCGCCGTCCTGTCCACGCAGGTCCAAAAGCTCACCAGTGACAACGTCGTTCAGGCGCTGTCGGTGCTCGGCATCGCGGGCATCAACCAGGCCCTCACCAAGAACCCGAACGCGATCGGGTTCACGGCGCCAATCACCCGCGACGGCCCTGGTTGGCGCGCGGACGTCGACCTTCCGCCAGGTGTCACGGTCTCCGAAGTGGTCGAGCGGCGTGCGAAACTCGCGTCCGGCCTCGGCCGTCCCCTCGGCTGCGTTTGGCCGGAGGGCAACGCCGAGGTTCACCCCGGGCGGATGGTCCTGTGGGTCGGTGACCAGGACCTGTCCAAGTCGCGGCAGGCAGCTTGGCCGCTGCGGAAGCCCGGCACCGTGGACTTGTTCAAGCCGCAGCCGTTCGGCACCGACCAGCGCGGCCGGTGGGTGGACATCACGCTGATGTTCATCTCGATGGTCATCGGCGCGATCCCGCGGATGGGCAAGACGTTCACGCTGCGAGAGCTGCTGCTGATCGCCGCGCTGGACCCGCGGGCCGAGCTGCACTCGTTCGACCTCAAGGGAACCGGCGACCTCTCGCCGCTGGCGCCGGTGTCGCACCGGTACCGCGCTGGCGACGAGCCGGAGGACATCGCATATGCCGTCACCGACCTGCGCGCGCTCGCCGGTGAGCTGCGGCGGCGCGCAAAGGTGATCCGGGAGCTGCCGAAGGACCTGTGCCCGGAGAACAAGGTCACGCCGGAGCTGGCCGACAAGAAGTCCCTCGGCCTGCACCCGATCGTGATCGGCGTCGACGAGTGCCAGAAGTGGTTCGAGCACCCGGAGTACGGCGCGGAGATCGAGGAGGTCTGCACCGACCTCGTGAAGCGCGGCCCGGCGCTGGGCATCGTGATCATCCTGGCGACGCAGCGGCCGGACGCGAAGAGCATCCCGACGGCGATCAGCGACAACGCGGTGATGCGGTTCTGCCTCAAGGTCACCGGCCAGCAGGCCAACGACATGGTCCTCGGGACCTCGTCGTACCGCAACGGCATCCGGGCCACGACGTTGTCCTTTCGGGACAAGGGCATCGGTTACCTGGCCGGCGAGGGCGACGAGCCGCGCATCACCCGCGGCGTGTACATCGACGGCCCGGACGCGGAGAAACTCGCGGCCCGCGCACGAACCGCGCGGCTGGCGGCCGGACGGCTGACTGGCTACGCCGCTGGCCTCGACCTCACGCCCGAAGAGGACGAGGACACGAGCACCCTGCTCGCCGACGTGCTGACCGCGATCGGCGACGCCGAGAAGGCGTGGTCGGAACGCATCGTCGACCGGCTCGCCGAGCTGCGGCCGGCGGTCTACGGCCCGTGGGCCGAGCTACCGACCGGCGCGGCGAAGGCAACCCAGCTCTCCACCGCGTTGAAGCCGCTCGGGATCACCACCAAGCAGGTGTGGGGCAACGACGCCGACACCGGCAAGGGCGCCAACCGGATGGGCGTCAAGCGCGAATGGATCGCCGACGCATTGACCGAGCGTGACCGGAACCGCAAGAGCGGCTAG